The Lates calcarifer isolate ASB-BC8 linkage group LG11, TLL_Latcal_v3, whole genome shotgun sequence genomic sequence ttggaccatttttgatgacttaGAGTAAaaatagtatggcatcaaaagacatcaaaaacatcataatatAGCAAGGCATGAAGAAGCGTCATTATTTAGGCACCAAAAAtgtgtccaaaaaatgtcactctACAGTgcggcatcaaaaatgtcagttatGACAGTTATAGTACGGTGTCAaaaatttgatgaaaatatTATAGTGTAGTAGgatgttaaaatgaaaaccagATTTTAACACATGAGGGAAGTGACAGAACCTTGGAAACACTGACTGTAGAGTTGAACACCAAACTAAAATCAACACTTCAGTGTGTCAGAGTTTGGGTACTGGTAAATAACTTGTCATGTCCAAcagtcagtgaacacatcacttTAGCTGTACAACATATAGCTTTCAGGTCCTTCAGTCAATGAACACATCACTGCATCAATGCTTACACTTCATTCAAGCTGTTCCACCTTCAGTTCAGTATAAACCAGCTCTGCAACCTGCTGTTTGAAGCTACAGTGATTCAGATCAAACTCATTTATGACATTAATTTCAATGTGTAATTTAACACCTCTGAAAACATGACACTTGAATAAATGACCACAGTACTTATGCTTGTGTTTCAATATtggaaaacacaagaacaacTGAAAAACGAATGAAAGAACTAATCAAATCTAATAATACAAACCCTTCACCACTAAAACTTAAACAGTGGGGGAATGACCAGGTGGTTGaccacacaaccacagagacaaaaaactgaccataaatacatgtaaaacaaacagaggtagagacaaaatccacaaaaagacacaaaacaaacacagctaaaccaccacaaagagacGAAAAAAACGACGACAAAACGATGGAAGAagaccacaaagacacaaactggccacaaagagacaaaacatgtCTACAAAGAgaccagagacacaacaaacCCACAAAGAGTTGTAAATAGACTAACACAGTGTTATCATCCATCCACATCTTCAGTTAGagacgctttagtcacagaaacacaaacaggcacgattaaaaatgactgaaaatggaaatacagcCAAAGGTTATAATTTAAAGAGAaggctaaagctaaagctaatgctCGCCGTTAATCAGTGAGCTcattagccttaccttcgccGTGTTGTACTCAGCATCCAGCCTCATTCACTGttcaacaaaaacagctccagaacTTGGTGACCTTTTCAGGAAATATGTTTCTCACTGTTACAGACAAAACGACGACCCAAATGTTAGTTTTGCTCAATATTTTCATTCGTCTTCCGACTCTGTTTCTCTGCCGCTCTGCGCTGCGCAGGTCACAGTCAGTGATGTCACATATCACGCTCAATGATGACACACGCCGGCCAACCAGCAATCAAccgcttctgattggtcgaaaTTAATCTAATTTTGCACATTATTTGCGACAAAGGTGGTTCCAGTCAGCTGCCaaagggaaaaactgaaaactgacaAGACAACAACTGCTGTTGCCATGCTCCAGCAAGGTTTTAATTATCTGTGTAGCCAGCAACAACATATTTAAAGTAGATTCAATAAGGTTAATTACACTCAGTTGAATAcgacaataacaacaacacactgatgcTCTGGACTGAACTGGTCTTGAGACGTTTAGAGGAATCTGTGTCTGTCACAACCCGTCTCAAGAACTGTGACAAGCACATCTGGCCCAGGTGCAGAGACCTTCCAATCACAAGGAAatcacaagaaaaacacattagtgACACCTGGTGGAGGGGTTGACACATGTctgaaataaacagtttgaGTTAAACCATCTGATTGTTGTTCAGTCTGTTGCATGTTGCTCCCTCAGTGTTCAGTCCTGAAATGAATCCCAGAAATTTATTTTCACGTTTCATCCTCAgatatacttttattttgtgctGTGGATCCTGCTCTCAAAGGGAAAAATCTTGCTCGTTGTCCATCACTTTGTTGCCACAGGTCAGAGCTTCAGAGGACAACACCTTACTGAGCTCCTCTTGAGGAGAAACGCTTCAGTCAGTTGTTTGTCCCTTTAGTTTTGGCTCATGTTTTGGCTGCAGTCGCCCCatcagacattttgtttgtctttaaacGTCAGTGTCAGTGTTCGTCTGTGTGTTGGGGCGTTCGGCCGTTACTCGGGCAGCAGTCGTGGTAAGGTTTAAAAGTCTTTGATGGTGAGTTTGAGTGCCTTGTGAACTGGCGGAGGGCTCCTCTGCAGATCAGTGTGAACCAGTAAAGCTGCAGGGGCCAGAGCAGAGCGGCCCCCAGGTTACACTGCCACGGGGCCACGAGGGGAACCAAGTACACCGGGATGGAGGCgtacctgaaaaacaaaacaaaccaactgAGACATTTGTATGGAGTTCTGTTCCCTCAAATAAGTAACTGACACTGCGTTAAATCAGAAGATGGAGTGACGTCACCTGGACGCTCATTATAGCTGCTCTTTCAGAGTTtagacaacttcaaaacaaatatatacTCTAgctgaagaacacctcagttgttaatatttgattttaatgtcaaCACTTTAGAACGTTCTGAAAAAGTCATTCTAATTCAACTGTTCAAAAGTGCTGTGGCTTTAACAAACTACACCAAACTCTGCTTCCTATTCTTGATATTTTCTtaagtttcctggctggatatcagagatgagctatcatcatcatcatcctcaacACCAATGTTAATGACAGTATCATCAGCATAGAGTCGTCATCACCCTGATGAAATAAGACTCTGACATTATCTTGTACACTAAATTCAttcagttagagggagatcaaACCTGCTCGCCAAAGTTACatacagcaacaacaggtgttcagggctAAGACTTTAAGGTTAAATAGTAATAATTGTTACTGAAAACCGTGACCTCCTTCTAAATATCCTTGTTTACAGTGGGTGCAGTTACCTGCTGTAGGCGTAGTACAGGTAAGGGAAGAGTAAGACCCGACAGATGAAGAAGGAGAGCAGCATGAGGACGCCGTTCACTTTGTGTAGCAGCGTGTGTTGTTTCTGATACTGAAGACatgaaagcagaggaaaacGTCTTCAGTGTTAACATACACGTTGTAATTCTTTTAAAAGCAGATCAGGAGACACTGAAACAATCAGGCTGAATTCAGGCTCCAACAGGAAGCCCAGCTTTTACAGGTGAGAGCCAGTGTATGTATCAGTTTTACAGGTAAAAGGGGCTGTTTGGATTACCTGGATCAGGACCTTCCCCAGACAGACGAACGGTGTGCTGAGCTCCGGCAGAAACAAAACGCCCTGGAAATAATCACCTTTACCCTGCCTCCACACctaataacacacagacacaaaagaaacacacaagGCTGAGGAACCAAACTCAGCGACCATATCGTAGTGTTTtaaatgcaaacagacaaaatgtggCTCTGGTATAAACTCTATACATTTGAATctgggtcttattttcccatgtttgtgggtggattcctacagagacagagctttttagtGTTACTATAAAACAACTCCTTGATATTTTGGCCCCAAGAATCAACAGTTAGAGCCAAAGGAGCGATGGACTGTACCAGCACTctacagacacaacaaacaagatacagATGAAAGAACTAATCTTGGTGCTAAAAATGTAAAGGTAGTCCTGAGGGTGGCGCTAGAACAAAGGTGAGGGGTCGTTGTTGCCATAGTTACCAGTGAAGCAGGGAAGCAGAAGGCCACCATGAAGATGTGATGCAGCACCATGAGGATCTCTCTGCGCAGGTAACCCACCACAGCAGCTCCCACCGACCTGACATCCCCAcgcttcccctcctcctcctcctcgtgacctttgacctgcagcttGTGCCAGTGACACAGGAACATGGCGTAGATGTCGTAGGCAAAGTAAGGCGTGGCGAACAGGATGTAAGGAGTCGGTCAGCCAGTGTCTAGGGAGGTGAAAGGAAAGActaattttacagagcaggacaggagctgctggaggatcAGAGgcttttattaaagagtcagatccttttagtttaatcagaaacatctctatatatcactaccagactccatagagcaaaaacagggatttaaccaggagctgctggaataccactgcctccatctgttagtgtgtctgtgttactgtgtgactttcagtggtggaagaagtaatcagatactttactgcagtaaaagtaccacacagtaacacagacacactaacagatggaggcagtggtattccagcagctcctggttaaatccctgtttttctctatggagtctggtagagatatatagagatgtttctggttaaactaaaaggatcttgACCTCTTTAATaagaagctctgtctctgtagcttCTATTGAAATATATTAATGTCAACAATGCTGACTTGTGAATGAACCAAACCTCGGTGTGGGTTTGTAATCTAATTAACAATCTGAGTCTAATTCGCCTCCTGagccgagcagcagcagcagagctatTTCAGTCTCTAAGACTCTAATCCCTGCACGCTgagcatgatgggaaatgaaatgatgaagatGACAATGTGAGACAGATGACAGAGGGGTGAGGCGCTGTGGCAGTAGATCCCAGGTTTCCTGTGTCAGCTCCTTCATTTCCCAGTCAAAGCGAACAGGAGTTTGTGTCTGAGCTGCATTTGTTTATCAAATCACACCAGAGACTCTGACTCTGTCGCTGCTGCAAAACTCAGCCTGAACTGGTGCAGGAAgtatttcattcattgtttacttaagtacaaatacattcatgtaagaatactccattacaagtaaaagtcctgcttACAGGATAATCTTTTTTAACCAGAAAATTTTCTATAAATCAATACcaggctccattgacaaaaacaggaattttacagagcacGAAACAgggagctgctgcctccatctgttagtgtgtctgtgttactgtgtggtacttttacttcagtaaagtatctgattacttcttccaccactgaaagtctcacagtaacacagacacactaacagatggaggcagtggtattccagcagctcctggttaaatcactgtttttgtcaatggagtctggtgtaTCAGAGCAGAGGGATGAAGTGGCTGTTTCTAACAggtgaaagaaaaggaggaagaatggatgaaagattaaaaatgaaGGTGTGAGGTGGATACAAAGAGACATTTAGTCGTCACCTGTCCTCCATGacgtctctgcaggaggagacgaTGATACAACCGGCTGCTGTGGCCATGATGGACTGGACGGACGACACCAGGCTGAGACAACAGGAACAAAATGTTCAACAACTGAGAAAAAGTCTGAGTCACTAAGGACGAGTCTGAGTTCAGTCTTGAGTCAAGTCCAAGTCGCTAAGAACCAGTCTAAATTGAGTTTGGAGTGTCCTGTGTTTGAGTCCAAGTGACCAAACAAGAGTCCAAGTCAAGACTGAGTCAAGTCTGAAATCCCCAGTGTTCGAGTCTGAGACCAGGTCAGTAAAGATGAGTCTGAGTCGAATCAGAGTCCAGTCCAAGTCCAAGTCCAAGAAGAGTCAGAGTCAAGTCAAAGTAGAACTGAGTCTCGAGTCTCCAGCGTTTGAGTCCAAGTCACCAAAGATGTGTCCATGCCGAGTCCGAGTCATGAAGACTGATTCTTAGCTCTGTTTCTGATGCAGGTGAACACTGAACAGTATCACTACAGCGATCAATAGCTTATGACAACAGACCACAGACTTTAATTCTGAAtttcaaacacactgattcCTTTAATGATCAATACATCTGACATTTAGTTTCTTCAATAACTGATCGataaatgtaagaaaacagaaacgCAGGTGAActtctggtgtgtgtgtgtgtgtgtgtgtgtgtgtgtgtttcttaccGTGTGGATACGACAGCAGCGTCGCCCTCCCTCCATCCCATCATGTGTCTCAGAGTCAGTTTGGACAACAGGAAGAGTCCAGGGAAGAAGACGGAGCCGGCGCCGATGAGGACGAGGGCCGACATGTCTGCTGGGTTCacctgtgagtctgtgtgtttaatgtgtgtgtgtgtgtgtgtgtgttaatgtgtgtgtgtagatttcctctcacacactctctctggaTGAGCTGCAGTGTTAAATGAAGACAGGTTTGTAggagctcagaggaggag encodes the following:
- the LOC108877947 gene encoding LOW QUALITY PROTEIN: ceramide synthase-like (The sequence of the model RefSeq protein was modified relative to this genomic sequence to represent the inferred CDS: deleted 1 base in 1 codon) gives rise to the protein MSALVLIGAGSVFFPGLFLLSKLTLRHMMGWREGDAAVVSTRLVSSVQSIMATAAGCIIVSSCRDVMEDRHWLTDSYILFATPYFAYDIYAMFLCHWHKLQVKGHEEEEEGKRGDVRSVGAAVVGYLRREILMVLHHIFMVAFCFPASLVWRQGKGDYFQGVLFLPELSTPFVCLGKVLIQYQKQHTLLHKVNGVLMLLSFFICRVLLFPYLYYAYSRYASIPVYLVPLVAPWQCNLGAALLWPLQLYWFTLICRGALRQFTRHSNSPSKTFKPYHDCCPSNGRTPQHTDEH